One Ochotona princeps isolate mOchPri1 chromosome 7, mOchPri1.hap1, whole genome shotgun sequence genomic window carries:
- the PABPC4L gene encoding polyadenylate-binding protein 4-like, producing MMNVAAKYRMASLYVGDLHPDVTEDLLFKKFSTVGPVLSIRVCRDLLTRRSLGYAYVNFLQLADAQKALDTMNFDVVEGRAIRLMWSQRDAYLRKSGIGNVFIKNLDKSIDNKTLYECFSAFGKILSSKVMSDDQGSKGYAFVHFQNQMAADRAIEEMNGKFLKDCKVFVGRFKNRRDREAELRNHASEFTNVYIKNFGDDMDDERLRDIFSKYGRIVSVKVMTNPYGKSRGFGFVSFDSHEAAKRAVEDMNGEAINGQPLFVGRAQKKVERQAELKQMFEQLKKEKIRGRQAAKLYIKNLDGSIDDEKLRKEFACFGSVSRVKVMQEEGLSKGFGLVCFSSAEEASRAMAEMNGRILGSKPLNIALAQGY from the coding sequence ATGATGAACGTGGCAGCCAAGTACCGCATGGCCTCCCTCTATGTGGGCGACCTCCATCCAGACGTCACGGAGGACCTGCTGTTCAAGAAGTTCAGCACGGTGGGACCCGTGCTGTCCATCCGCGTTTGCAGGGACCTGCTGACCCGTCGCTCCCTGGGCTATGCCTACGTGAACTTCCTGCAGCTGGCTGATGCCCAGAAGGCGCTGGACACAATGAATTTCGATGTAGTGGAAGGTAGGGCCATCCGCCTCATGTGGTCCCAACGCGATGCCTACTTAAGGAAATCTGGAATTGGGAATGTCTTCATCAAAAACCTCGACAAATCCATCGATAACAAAACCCTGTATGAGTGTTTTTCAGCGTTTGGGAAGATCCTGTCTTCCAAGGTGATGAGCGACGATCAAGGCTCCAAGGGCTACGCGTTCGTGCACTTTCAGAACCAGATGGCCGCCGACAGGGCCATCGAGGAGATGAACGGCAAGTTCCTCAAGGACTGCAAGGTGTTTGTGGGCAGATTCAAAAACCGCAGAGATAGGGAGGCTGAGCTGCGAAACCACGCCAGTGAGTTCACCAACGTGTACATCAAAAACTTCGGGGACGATATGGACGACGAGAGGCTGAGGGACATCTTCAGTAAATATGGCAGGATTGTGAGTGTTAAGGTGATGACCAATCCCTATGGGAAATCCAGAGGGTTTGGCTTCGTGAGCTTTGACAGCCACGAGGCTGCCAAAAGGGCCGTGGAAGACATGAATGGAGAGGCCATCAACGGGCAGCCCCTCTTCGTAGGTCGGGCGCAGAAGAAAGTAGAGCGACAGGCTGAGTTAAAACAAATGTTTGAAcaattgaaaaaggaaaagattcgCGGGCGCCAGGCAGCAAAACTCTATATTAAGAATCTTGACGGCAGCATCGACGATGAAAAGCTGCGGAAGGAGTTTGCCTGCTTTGGGTCCGTTAGCAGAGTGAAGGTGATGCAGGAGGAAGGACTGAGCAAAGGCTTCGGCTTGGTCTGCTTCTCCTCTGCGGAGGAGGCCAGCCGAGCCATGGCTGAGATGAACGGTCGGATCTTGGGCTCCAAACCTCTCAACATCGCCTTGGCCCAGGGGTACTAG